A genomic region of Venturia canescens isolate UGA chromosome 7, ASM1945775v1, whole genome shotgun sequence contains the following coding sequences:
- the l(3)05822 gene encoding uncharacterized protein B0303.7 isoform X1, with the protein MAAHVRPEMPIPTRAAPRPPSNFGTQINSGWSNNDPFGTTMQPNQKKKPPPRPPPPRFKKDSFPRNDDKTKKPVRPTELLTNIFGRKTQRKQEIPNLALSSSRFQSGNSQSNSTVDPGVSLIDLSPPGSPTFTTRSNSDGVSVDSFGSDGNSNPSVFTSSGNTSQTESAFEDDFDFFGSLSSSKTSSNDPWKVTSSHDPFSQLSSSNASTSISTKRIGDANFFAYNDTLPSNSTTFNPPVTNSVATMPTIIRARPPKPPAPKCLNRSLAPIVTDFSHPSTSNFSNGNVPSGGSSGTTFNPINEWPDYDDNPSPPMPSIPPPAPPSEYLQEIEAPSNKTNAFPHGIALYDFAASQSGDLPLKQGETVTLLRAINEEWLEGRIGNRTGIFPANFVDVVVPLPGVSNHVVNALYTFNGETWEDLPFEEGAKITVLSKISNDWLFGEYRGKKGQFPANYVDRVPQDLPKSS; encoded by the exons ATGGCCGCCCACGTAAGACCAG AAATGCCCATACCAACTCGAGCAGCTCCTCGGCCGCCCTCCAATTTTGGAACTCAAATTAACTCAGGCTGGAGTAACAA tGATCCTTTCGGTACTACCATGCAACCAAATCAGAAGAAAAAACCACCGCCGCGTCCTCCTCCACCGCGATTCAAAAAGGATTCTTTTCCCCGAAACGACGATAAAACTAAGAAGCCA gtAAGGCCGACGGAATTATTGACCAACATATTTGGACGGAAGACGCAAAGGAAACAGGAAATTCCGAATTTAGCATTGTCAAGCTCACGATTCCAAAGCGGGAATTCGCAATCAAACAGTACGGTGGATCCTGGGGTTTCATTGATAGATCTGAGTCCTCCTGGATCACCAACGTTTACAACGAGATCAAATAGCGACGGTGTTAGCGTGGACAGTTTTGGTAGCGACGGGAATTCGAATCCGTCGGTTTTTACGAGTAGCGGCAATACGTCGCAGACGGAAAGTGCCTTCGAGGACGATTTCGACTTTTTCGGAAGTTTGTCGAGCAGCAAAACGAGCAGTAACGATCCATGGAAGGTGACGAGCAGTCACGATCCGTTCTCACAGTTGTCATCGAGTAACGCGAGTACttcaatttcaacaaaacgtaTCGGTGATGCAAATTTCTTTGCTTACAACGATACGCTTCCGAGCAATTCAACCACTTTTAATCCACCGGTTACGAACTCTGTGGCAACGATGCCCACTATTATTCGCGCGAGACCCCCAAAACCACCGGCTCCAAAATGTCTCAATCGAAGTCTAGCACCTATAGTCACAGATTTCAGTCATCCCTCAACTTCCAACTTTTCCAATGGTAATGTGCCTTCTGGAGGATCTTCGGGAACCACTTTCAATCCCATCAACGAATGGCCCGATTACGACGACAATCCTTCGCCGCCGATGCCTTCGATACCTCCGCCCGCTCCACCGTCCGAATACCTTCAAGAAATCGAAGCTCCATCG aataaaacaaacgccttCCCCCACGGAATCGCGCTTTATGATTTCGCCGCTTCCCAATCAGGCGATCTTCCTCTAAAGCAAGGTGAGACCGTAACGTTGCTCAGAGCCATTAATGAGGAATGGCTCGAAGGTCGAATCGGCAATCGCACAGGGATATTTCCTGCTAATTTCGTCGATGTCGTTGTCCCCTTACCAGGAGTTTCAAATCACGTTGTTAACGCACTTTACACGTTCAACGGTGAAACTTGGGAAGATCTTCCCTTCGAG GAAGGCGCCAAAATAACGGTACTATCAAAAATATCGAACGATTGGCTGTTCGGTGAATACCGAGGTAAGAAAGGACAATTTCCGGCGAACTATGTTGACAGAGTTCCGCAGGATTTGCCCAAATCATCGTAA
- the LOC122413420 gene encoding uncharacterized protein has protein sequence MAGGRNTSTQIFRAQNDCTLPLEVLDFIYDFTQPDLEFIWPCQARSYWLYLQPFVKFVRVLLNYVTPFIIIIGVTLNVVSFGMLNTVAMSDSGLALYLRALALSDNGALIFNYAVGVARSQSLYVNSLFMNSRFLCGSNSVSMELFQFTSTWLVVCLTWARVAAVIFPLQTRKKIYTSRSTVLTIATLTCTSFVISLTKLYYGGYESDSVFEFVPCQIKTKPWGNAMYFYIAFSTWLPSLFIFIGNVLLIVHMRKSDLIRNQLTRTSGTSSNATSRTSRMLLAVSIVYLVLLLPIGIVETLELYWDVVLVKYPSMNNEENARYISWLEEKMLLKWCRGFFFHVYHWNFAINFFLYYLTGKKFRDGVIKAFKNCTKTLKPASFLPWNSCCKITRSLARSRRSNILLIRVITLDEHSVNGNITIGDSNAFRSSGRLRY, from the exons ATGGCAGGAGGTCGTAATACGTCGACCCAAATATTTCGAGCGCAAAACGATTGCACCTTACCTCTCGAAGTTTTGGACTTTATCTACGATTTCACCCAGCCGGATTTGGAGTTCATTTGGCCGTGTCAGGCACGATCCTACTGGCTCTATCTTCAACCTTTCGTCAAATTTGTTCGCGTTCTCTTGAACTATGTGACAccatttatcattattatcg GTGTGACTTTGAATGTCGTTTCATTCGGGATGTTGAATACCGTGGCCATGTCAGATTCGGGTTTAGCCCTGTATCTTCGTGCTCTTGCTCTATCGGATAACGGTGCTCTTATTTTTAATTACGCGGTCGGGGTAGCGAGATCTCAATCTCTGTACGTCAATTCTCTCTTCATG AATAGCAGATTCCTGTGTGGATCGAATTCAGTATCTATGGAATTGTTTCAATTCACTTCGACCTGGCTCGTCGTGTGTTTAACTTGGGCTCGTGTAGCTGCTGTTATATTTCCCCTACAGACTCGTAAGAAAATTTACACCAGTCGGTCTACGGTCCTCACGATCGCCACTCTCACTTGCACAAGTTTTGTGATCTCGTTAACGAAACTCTATTATGGAG gaTACGAGTCTGACAGCGTTTTCGAATTTGTGCCTTGTCAGATAAAAACAAAGCCTTGGGGTAACGCGATGTATTTTTACATAGCGTTTTCCACGTGGTTGCCTTCGCTCTTTATATTCATTGGCAATGTATTGCTGATCGTGCACATGAGAAAATCCGATTTGAtcagaaatcaattgacgC GAACATCAGGAACGTCTTCGAATGCGACGAGCAGAACGAGTCGAATGTTACTCGCGGTTTCGATCGTGTATTTAGTCCTCTTACTGCCAATCGGAATCGTCGAAACCCTCGAGCTCTACTGGGACGTCGTTTTGGTGAAATATCCATCGATGAACAACGAGGAGAATGCTCGTTACATAAGCTG gctcgaagaaaaaatgctgTTGAAATGGTGCCGAGGATTTTTCTTTCACGTCTACCACTGGAACTttgctattaatttttttctctactaTCTTACtggtaaaaaatttcgagatggTGTCATAAAGGCTTTCAAAAATTGCACAAAGACTTTAAAGCCTGCAAGCTTTTTACCGTGGAATTCGTGTTGTAAAATCACGAGAAGCTTGGCCAGATCTCGAAGGTCGAACATTTTGTTGATCCGAGTGATCACTCTCGACGAGCATTCGGTCAATGGCAACATTACGATTGGTGATTCGAACGCTTTTCGTTCCAGCGGTCGTCTTCGTTATTGA
- the l(3)05822 gene encoding uncharacterized protein B0303.7 isoform X3, which translates to MPIPTRAAPRPPSNFGTQINSGWSNNDPFGTTMQPNQKKKPPPRPPPPRFKKDSFPRNDDKTKKPVRPTELLTNIFGRKTQRKQEIPNLALSSSRFQSGNSQSNSTVDPGVSLIDLSPPGSPTFTTRSNSDGVSVDSFGSDGNSNPSVFTSSGNTSQTESAFEDDFDFFGSLSSSKTSSNDPWKVTSSHDPFSQLSSSNASTSISTKRIGDANFFAYNDTLPSNSTTFNPPVTNSVATMPTIIRARPPKPPAPKCLNRSLAPIVTDFSHPSTSNFSNGNVPSGGSSGTTFNPINEWPDYDDNPSPPMPSIPPPAPPSEYLQEIEAPSNKTNAFPHGIALYDFAASQSGDLPLKQGETVTLLRAINEEWLEGRIGNRTGIFPANFVDVVVPLPGVSNHVVNALYTFNGETWEDLPFEEGAKITVLSKISNDWLFGEYRGKKGQFPANYVDRVPQDLPKSS; encoded by the exons ATGCCCATACCAACTCGAGCAGCTCCTCGGCCGCCCTCCAATTTTGGAACTCAAATTAACTCAGGCTGGAGTAACAA tGATCCTTTCGGTACTACCATGCAACCAAATCAGAAGAAAAAACCACCGCCGCGTCCTCCTCCACCGCGATTCAAAAAGGATTCTTTTCCCCGAAACGACGATAAAACTAAGAAGCCA gtAAGGCCGACGGAATTATTGACCAACATATTTGGACGGAAGACGCAAAGGAAACAGGAAATTCCGAATTTAGCATTGTCAAGCTCACGATTCCAAAGCGGGAATTCGCAATCAAACAGTACGGTGGATCCTGGGGTTTCATTGATAGATCTGAGTCCTCCTGGATCACCAACGTTTACAACGAGATCAAATAGCGACGGTGTTAGCGTGGACAGTTTTGGTAGCGACGGGAATTCGAATCCGTCGGTTTTTACGAGTAGCGGCAATACGTCGCAGACGGAAAGTGCCTTCGAGGACGATTTCGACTTTTTCGGAAGTTTGTCGAGCAGCAAAACGAGCAGTAACGATCCATGGAAGGTGACGAGCAGTCACGATCCGTTCTCACAGTTGTCATCGAGTAACGCGAGTACttcaatttcaacaaaacgtaTCGGTGATGCAAATTTCTTTGCTTACAACGATACGCTTCCGAGCAATTCAACCACTTTTAATCCACCGGTTACGAACTCTGTGGCAACGATGCCCACTATTATTCGCGCGAGACCCCCAAAACCACCGGCTCCAAAATGTCTCAATCGAAGTCTAGCACCTATAGTCACAGATTTCAGTCATCCCTCAACTTCCAACTTTTCCAATGGTAATGTGCCTTCTGGAGGATCTTCGGGAACCACTTTCAATCCCATCAACGAATGGCCCGATTACGACGACAATCCTTCGCCGCCGATGCCTTCGATACCTCCGCCCGCTCCACCGTCCGAATACCTTCAAGAAATCGAAGCTCCATCG aataaaacaaacgccttCCCCCACGGAATCGCGCTTTATGATTTCGCCGCTTCCCAATCAGGCGATCTTCCTCTAAAGCAAGGTGAGACCGTAACGTTGCTCAGAGCCATTAATGAGGAATGGCTCGAAGGTCGAATCGGCAATCGCACAGGGATATTTCCTGCTAATTTCGTCGATGTCGTTGTCCCCTTACCAGGAGTTTCAAATCACGTTGTTAACGCACTTTACACGTTCAACGGTGAAACTTGGGAAGATCTTCCCTTCGAG GAAGGCGCCAAAATAACGGTACTATCAAAAATATCGAACGATTGGCTGTTCGGTGAATACCGAGGTAAGAAAGGACAATTTCCGGCGAACTATGTTGACAGAGTTCCGCAGGATTTGCCCAAATCATCGTAA
- the l(3)05822 gene encoding uncharacterized protein B0303.7 isoform X2, whose amino-acid sequence MVQKMPIPTRAAPRPPSNFGTQINSGWSNNDPFGTTMQPNQKKKPPPRPPPPRFKKDSFPRNDDKTKKPVRPTELLTNIFGRKTQRKQEIPNLALSSSRFQSGNSQSNSTVDPGVSLIDLSPPGSPTFTTRSNSDGVSVDSFGSDGNSNPSVFTSSGNTSQTESAFEDDFDFFGSLSSSKTSSNDPWKVTSSHDPFSQLSSSNASTSISTKRIGDANFFAYNDTLPSNSTTFNPPVTNSVATMPTIIRARPPKPPAPKCLNRSLAPIVTDFSHPSTSNFSNGNVPSGGSSGTTFNPINEWPDYDDNPSPPMPSIPPPAPPSEYLQEIEAPSNKTNAFPHGIALYDFAASQSGDLPLKQGETVTLLRAINEEWLEGRIGNRTGIFPANFVDVVVPLPGVSNHVVNALYTFNGETWEDLPFEEGAKITVLSKISNDWLFGEYRGKKGQFPANYVDRVPQDLPKSS is encoded by the exons ATGGTGCAAA AAATGCCCATACCAACTCGAGCAGCTCCTCGGCCGCCCTCCAATTTTGGAACTCAAATTAACTCAGGCTGGAGTAACAA tGATCCTTTCGGTACTACCATGCAACCAAATCAGAAGAAAAAACCACCGCCGCGTCCTCCTCCACCGCGATTCAAAAAGGATTCTTTTCCCCGAAACGACGATAAAACTAAGAAGCCA gtAAGGCCGACGGAATTATTGACCAACATATTTGGACGGAAGACGCAAAGGAAACAGGAAATTCCGAATTTAGCATTGTCAAGCTCACGATTCCAAAGCGGGAATTCGCAATCAAACAGTACGGTGGATCCTGGGGTTTCATTGATAGATCTGAGTCCTCCTGGATCACCAACGTTTACAACGAGATCAAATAGCGACGGTGTTAGCGTGGACAGTTTTGGTAGCGACGGGAATTCGAATCCGTCGGTTTTTACGAGTAGCGGCAATACGTCGCAGACGGAAAGTGCCTTCGAGGACGATTTCGACTTTTTCGGAAGTTTGTCGAGCAGCAAAACGAGCAGTAACGATCCATGGAAGGTGACGAGCAGTCACGATCCGTTCTCACAGTTGTCATCGAGTAACGCGAGTACttcaatttcaacaaaacgtaTCGGTGATGCAAATTTCTTTGCTTACAACGATACGCTTCCGAGCAATTCAACCACTTTTAATCCACCGGTTACGAACTCTGTGGCAACGATGCCCACTATTATTCGCGCGAGACCCCCAAAACCACCGGCTCCAAAATGTCTCAATCGAAGTCTAGCACCTATAGTCACAGATTTCAGTCATCCCTCAACTTCCAACTTTTCCAATGGTAATGTGCCTTCTGGAGGATCTTCGGGAACCACTTTCAATCCCATCAACGAATGGCCCGATTACGACGACAATCCTTCGCCGCCGATGCCTTCGATACCTCCGCCCGCTCCACCGTCCGAATACCTTCAAGAAATCGAAGCTCCATCG aataaaacaaacgccttCCCCCACGGAATCGCGCTTTATGATTTCGCCGCTTCCCAATCAGGCGATCTTCCTCTAAAGCAAGGTGAGACCGTAACGTTGCTCAGAGCCATTAATGAGGAATGGCTCGAAGGTCGAATCGGCAATCGCACAGGGATATTTCCTGCTAATTTCGTCGATGTCGTTGTCCCCTTACCAGGAGTTTCAAATCACGTTGTTAACGCACTTTACACGTTCAACGGTGAAACTTGGGAAGATCTTCCCTTCGAG GAAGGCGCCAAAATAACGGTACTATCAAAAATATCGAACGATTGGCTGTTCGGTGAATACCGAGGTAAGAAAGGACAATTTCCGGCGAACTATGTTGACAGAGTTCCGCAGGATTTGCCCAAATCATCGTAA